A window from Zingiber officinale cultivar Zhangliang chromosome 7A, Zo_v1.1, whole genome shotgun sequence encodes these proteins:
- the LOC122000501 gene encoding protodermal factor 1-like produces the protein MKKMMCFLVICLASQALTQSTSRSLQDSHGECPPSGAGVPSSHGTPPSGGGGGGHYNPPSSNPPVVVPTPTTPVVVGPPGTPTYGAGPGVPSSHGAPPSGGGGGGYYNPPSSSTPVVVPTPTTPVVVGPPATPTYPLLPPGTPFIPIDPNCPPPFTCDYWRTHPNAIWALFGFWCPLVQIFGLPNPAAFATTNPTLLDALANTRRDGIGELYREATAAFLNSLADRRFYFTGQQVRDSFRAALGSDQAALAQAQVFKLANEGRLKRH, from the exons ATGAAGAAGATGATGTGTTTCCTAGTCATTTGCTTGGCCTCTCAAGCTCTCACTCAGTCCACCTCCAGAAGCCTTCAAG ATTCGCATGGGGAATGCCCACCGTCCGGCGCCGGAGTGCCGTCATCACACGGCACGCCGCCGTCCGGAGGTGGTGGAGGTGGACACTACAACCCGCCATCATCGAACCCTCCGGTGGTGGTTCCCACCCCCACCACTCCTGTGGTGGTGGGTCCACCAGGGACACCGACGTACGGCGCCGGCCCCGGAGTGCCGTCATCCCACGGCGCGCCACCGTCCGGAGGTGGTGGAGGTGGATACTACAACCCGCCGTCATCGAGTACTCCGGTGGTGGTTCCCACCCCCACCACTCCTGTAGTGGTGGGTCCACCAGCGACACCGACGTACCCACTTCTCCCGCCGGGGACTCCGTTCATCCCCATCGACCCCAATTGCCCCCCTCCGTTCACTTGCGA CTATTGGAGGACGCATCCAAACGCTATATGGGCCTTATTTGGGTTCTGGTGCCCGCTGGTCCAAATCTTCGGGCTGCCCAACCCGGCGGCCTTCGCGACCACGAACCCGACCCTGTTGGACGCGCTGGCGAACACGCGGCGCGACGGGATTGGCGAGCTCTACCGCGAGGCCACCGCCGCGTTCCTCAACTCGCTGGCCGACCGCCGCTTCTACTTCACGGGCCAGCAAGTGAGGGACTCGTTCCGGGCCGCACTTGGGTCCGACCAGGCCGCTTTGGCCCAGGCCCAAGTATTCAAGCTGGCCAACGAAGGCCGGCTCAAGCGCCATTAA
- the LOC122002578 gene encoding beta-glucuronosyltransferase GlcAT14B-like, whose amino-acid sequence MDTTKLKAAFVRPAMERRRLWPLLLISISLVLLSVAASTLGLLPYFRTVFYLPSPPQAAEPEGLRVPRLAYLVSGSNGDLERLWRALWALYHPRNLYVVHLDREAPASERQALAARVANDSLFAAVGNVIVIEKANMVTYRGPTMVANTLHACALLLKQSNDWDWFINLSASDYPLVTQDDLLHAFSTLPRNISFVEHTSQLAWKEEQRAKPVIVDPGLYLNKKTDVFWASQKRDLPTAFKLFTGSAWVALSREFVEFTVWGWDNLPRILLMYYTNFVSSPEGYFQTAICNAPEFAGTVANHDLHYIRWDVPPKQHPHLLTAEDMPSMVGSNAPFARKFPRDDPVLDRIDEELLGRRNGNLVVPGGWCAGDPPCSEVGDAAALRPGKGAERVAQLMDAIVRSKKFAQSQCR is encoded by the exons ATGGACACCACGAAGCTCAAGGCGGCGTTCGTCAGGCCTGCCATGGAGCGCCGCCGCCTGTGGCCGCTGCTCCTAATCTCCATCTCTCTCGTCCTGCTCTCCGTCGCCGCTTCCACCCTCGGCCTCCTCCCCTATTTCCGCACCGTCTTCTACCTTCCGTCGCCGCCGCAGGCGGCGGAGCCTGAGGGGCTGCGGGTCCCCCGATTGGCCTACCTGGTCTCGGGATCGAACGGCGACTTGGAACGGCTGTGGCGCGCGCTGTGGGCGCTGTACCACCCGCGTAACCTCTACGTCGTCCACTTGGACCGGGAGGCGCCGGCGAGCGAGCGGCAAGCGCTGGCGGCGCGCGTCGCCAACGACAGCCTCTTCGCGGCCGTCGGAAACGTGATAGTGATCGAGAAGGCCAACATGGTCACCTACCGAGGCCCGACGATGGTGGCCAACACCCTCCACGCCTGCGCTCTGCTTCTGAAACAGAGCAACGACTGGGACTGGTTCATCAATCTCAGCGCCTCCGATTATCCTCTCGTCACGCAAGATG ATTTACTGCACGCTTTTTCAACCCTGCCGAGGAACATAAGCTTCGTGGAGCACACCAGCCAATTGGCGTGGAAAGA AGAACAGAGAGCGAAGCCGGTGATCGTCGACCCCGGATTGTATCTGAACAAGAAGACCGACGTGTTTTGGGCGTCGCAGAAGAGAGATTTGCCCACCGCGTTCAAGTTGTTCACAG GCTCTGCGTGGGTGGCGCTGTCGCGAGAGTTCGTGGAGTTCACCGTGTGGGGGTGGGACAATCTCCCCCGGATCCTGCTCATGTACTACACAAACTTCGTCTCGTCGCCGGAGGGCTACTTCCAGACGGCGATCTGCAACGCGCCGGAGTTCGCGGGCACGGTGGCGAACCACGACCTGCACTACATCCGGTGGGATGTGCCGCCGAAGCAGCACCCGCACCTGCTGACGGCGGAGGACATGCCGAGCATGGTGGGGAGCAACGCGCCGTTCGCGCGCAAGTTCCCGCGCGATGACCCCGTGCTCGATCGAATCGACGAGGAACTCCTCGGGCGGAGAAACGGGAACTTGGTCGTCCCCGGCGGGTGGTGCGCGGGGGATCCGCCGTGCTCCGAGGTCGGCGACGCGGCGGCGCTCCGGCCAGGAAAGGGGGCGGAGAGGGTGGCGCAGCTGATGGATGCGATCGTCAGGTCCAAGAAGTTTGCGCAAAGCCAATGTAGATAG
- the LOC121999725 gene encoding early nodulin-like protein 1 produces the protein MALSSFSSNGLAFLLLLAVALVDSARGCVFYAGGKDGWVLNPSESYGHWAERNRFQVNDSIVFKYKKGEDSVLVVAEQDFDSCDVSNPIRKLDGGDSRFVFERSGPFFFVSGAPGRCERGQKLAVVVMAVRRPRWPPVSAPPVLSPTPASSPASSPPRWAPQYPPLLPPSATLPPESSVAPVLSPTPPPTLTTPTGGTPVPVPSPVPAPSDHAVTGAAGITSAKSVLRTLMIIIGIVFLV, from the exons ATGGCTTTGTCTTCGTTTTCTTCTAATGGTTTGGCGTTTCTGCTGCTGCTTGCAGTGGCTCTGGTGGATTCAGCTCGGGGTTGTGTGTTCTATGCCGGAGGAAAAGATGGATGGGTGTTGAATCCCTCGGAGAGCTACGGGCATTGGGCCGAGAGAAATCGGTTTCAAGTCAATGACTCCATTG ttttTAAGTATAAGAAGGGGGAGGACTCTGTTTTGGTGGTGGCGGAGCAAGACTTTGATTCGTGCGACGTGAGCAACCCGATCCGGAAGCTCGATGGCGGCGACTCCCGGTTTGTGTTCGAGCGGTCGGGGCCGTTTTTCTTCGTCAGCGGAGCGCCGGGGAGGTGCGAGCGCGGGCAGAAGCTGGCAGTGGTGGTGATGGCCGTGCGGCGACCGCGCTGGCCGCCCGTCTCGGCCCCGCCGGTCCTGTCTCCGACCCCTGCTTCTTCCCCTGCTTCTTCGCCACCTCGATGGGCACCTCAGTATCCGCCTCTGCTTCCTCCGTCGGCGACTTTGCCGCCTGAAAGTTCCGTTGCCCCTGTTCTATCTCCGACGCCTCCGCCGACCCTGACAACTCCAACCGGAGGGACCCCAGTCCCCGTGCCGTCTCCGGTGCCGGCTCCTTCCGACCACGCAGTGACCGGCGCCGCCGGTATTACCTCCGCGAAGTCCGTTCTTAGAACATTGATGATAATTATCGGAATTGTGTttcttgtttga